The following proteins are co-located in the Lacticaseibacillus paracasei subsp. paracasei genome:
- the budA gene encoding acetolactate decarboxylase, producing MNTDRLYQHGTLAMLVPGLFAGTQKIEELLQHGNTGIGTLTGLDGELVIIDSKVYQVNAQGAVREVGSEEEVPFANVHYQADKSVGKLQGLDLSGFQKTVLERLQTANLFAAVRVEGRFTQMHTRAVLPQQPPYPTLTETASGQKEFNAENIKGTLIGYYSPDLYAGAVSPGFHLHFLDADHHMGGHILGFELDSGELFLQKFSDFQLHLPTTNDAFLKQKFDTATLVADIRKAEN from the coding sequence GTGAATACTGATCGGTTATATCAACATGGCACATTGGCAATGCTTGTACCCGGATTGTTTGCTGGTACGCAAAAGATTGAAGAACTGCTGCAGCATGGCAATACTGGTATTGGCACTTTGACGGGGCTAGATGGCGAACTTGTGATCATTGATAGCAAAGTTTATCAAGTCAATGCACAAGGCGCTGTTCGCGAAGTCGGGTCAGAAGAAGAAGTACCGTTTGCAAACGTGCATTATCAAGCTGATAAATCTGTAGGCAAACTACAAGGACTTGATTTGTCAGGCTTTCAAAAAACGGTTTTGGAACGCCTTCAAACGGCCAATCTTTTTGCTGCAGTACGCGTTGAGGGGCGGTTTACGCAGATGCATACACGCGCGGTGTTGCCACAACAGCCACCGTATCCAACGCTTACTGAAACAGCTTCAGGTCAAAAAGAATTCAACGCTGAGAATATCAAGGGTACATTGATTGGGTATTATTCGCCTGATCTCTATGCGGGTGCGGTGTCACCGGGGTTCCACTTGCATTTTCTTGACGCTGATCATCACATGGGTGGCCATATTCTTGGCTTCGAACTCGACAGTGGCGAATTGTTTCTGCAAAAGTTTAGTGACTTCCAGCTACATCTGCCGACAACCAACGATGCTTTTTTAAAGCAAAAATTTGACACGGCAACACTGGTAGCCGATATTCGCAAGGCTGAGAATTGA
- the alsS gene encoding acetolactate synthase AlsS yields the protein MAEEKRYGADLIVESLTNHGIDYVFGIPGAKIDRVFESLEHPKSEKSPQLIVARHEQNAAFMAAGIGRLTGKPGVVLTTSGPGASNLATGLVTATAEGDPVLALSGQVKRADLLRSSHQSMRNADLFAPITKYAAEVQDPDNVSEIIANAYQAAESGKQGASFVSIPQDVTDSPVNSEPIKPLVAPKLGPASPSDMTYLAHAIKEASLPVLLLGMRASSSDVTAEIRELLSVTELPVVETFQGAGIISHRQIDNFFGRVGLFRNQPGDMLLQHSDLVIAIGYDPVEYEPRNWNADGKARIIVIDDVPAEIDHNFQPETELIGDISQTLDILVPLLRGYQVAPGSKRYLEDLQAKLQDSDVPPAIADQKVLHPLSIVAALQERVTDEMTVAVDVGSHYIWMARHFRSYEPRHLLFSNGMQTLGVALPWAIAATLVRPGKKAVSVSGDGGFLFSGQELETAVRLHADLVHIIWNDGHYDMVKFQEEMKYGRAAGVDFGPVDFVKYAEAFGAKGLRVNKPSELGQVLDEAFATPGPVLVDIPVDYSDNAELGAAMLPDQIY from the coding sequence ATGGCAGAAGAGAAGCGCTATGGTGCGGATTTGATCGTCGAAAGTTTAACGAATCACGGCATTGACTATGTTTTTGGGATTCCTGGAGCCAAAATTGATCGGGTTTTTGAAAGTCTGGAGCATCCTAAATCAGAAAAGAGTCCGCAGCTAATCGTTGCGCGACATGAACAAAATGCGGCGTTTATGGCCGCTGGCATCGGTCGTTTGACCGGCAAACCAGGGGTTGTTCTGACAACTTCAGGACCGGGAGCATCAAACTTGGCAACCGGCTTGGTAACCGCAACGGCTGAAGGTGATCCGGTTTTGGCTTTATCCGGTCAGGTCAAACGCGCTGATTTGCTGCGAAGTTCTCATCAAAGCATGCGTAACGCCGATCTTTTTGCCCCGATCACCAAATATGCGGCTGAAGTTCAGGACCCCGATAACGTGAGTGAAATAATTGCGAACGCGTATCAAGCGGCTGAATCTGGCAAGCAAGGCGCAAGTTTTGTTTCTATTCCGCAAGATGTCACAGATTCGCCAGTCAACTCGGAACCGATAAAACCACTGGTCGCACCAAAACTTGGACCGGCTAGTCCCAGTGATATGACGTATCTGGCGCACGCCATCAAGGAAGCGTCATTGCCAGTGTTGTTGTTAGGAATGCGGGCATCGTCAAGTGATGTAACAGCAGAGATTCGCGAATTACTTTCAGTAACGGAACTACCTGTTGTGGAAACTTTCCAAGGTGCTGGCATCATTTCTCACCGTCAGATTGACAACTTCTTCGGCCGGGTTGGCCTGTTCCGCAATCAACCAGGTGACATGTTGTTACAACATAGTGATTTGGTCATTGCTATTGGGTACGATCCCGTTGAATATGAACCACGTAACTGGAATGCGGATGGCAAGGCGCGCATCATTGTTATTGATGATGTTCCAGCTGAGATTGATCATAACTTCCAGCCGGAAACTGAACTCATTGGTGATATTTCGCAAACGTTAGATATTTTGGTGCCATTGTTACGTGGCTATCAAGTTGCACCTGGCAGCAAGCGCTATTTAGAAGACCTTCAGGCAAAACTGCAGGATAGCGATGTACCACCGGCAATTGCTGATCAAAAAGTGCTTCATCCGCTCAGCATTGTTGCCGCCTTACAGGAGCGGGTCACGGATGAAATGACCGTTGCTGTTGACGTTGGGAGTCATTATATATGGATGGCTCGGCACTTCAGAAGTTATGAACCGCGGCATTTGCTGTTTTCCAATGGGATGCAAACGCTCGGTGTCGCCTTACCATGGGCGATTGCTGCAACGTTGGTTCGCCCAGGAAAAAAGGCGGTCTCAGTTTCTGGTGATGGCGGCTTTCTCTTTTCCGGACAGGAATTAGAAACAGCAGTGCGCTTGCATGCAGACTTAGTGCATATTATTTGGAATGATGGCCATTATGATATGGTAAAATTTCAAGAGGAAATGAAGTACGGTCGTGCAGCTGGCGTTGACTTTGGTCCGGTTGACTTTGTGAAGTATGCAGAAGCATTTGGAGCAAAGGGACTGCGGGTCAATAAACCAAGTGAATTAGGGCAGGTTTTGGATGAGGCGTTTGCTACACCAGGCCCAGTTTTAGTTGATATTCCAGTTGATTATTCTGATAATGCGGAGCTTGGCGCGGCGATGCTTCCTGACCAAATTTACTAA
- a CDS encoding GNAT family N-acetyltransferase — MLKGSRVAVRPFELTDVEDYFAYAHLKQATLPAGMTPLKSQAAALEHIRRFAREKQDLALVYRQHVVGNIGVYPRDLSPLTGDDMTREIGYILHPHFWHRGFMTEGLRLVIDDQFHNGIQAVWAGVFPENIASINLLQRLGFDFQFEVPLPRGLTPDQPRNERYYRLLPNQFEK; from the coding sequence ATGCTGAAAGGATCGCGAGTCGCTGTCCGGCCATTTGAATTGACTGACGTTGAGGATTATTTCGCCTATGCACATTTAAAACAAGCCACATTACCAGCTGGCATGACCCCCTTAAAGTCACAAGCAGCCGCCTTAGAACACATTCGACGATTTGCCCGTGAAAAGCAGGATTTGGCATTGGTGTATCGGCAGCATGTTGTCGGCAACATCGGCGTCTATCCGCGTGATTTATCGCCTTTGACCGGGGATGATATGACGCGGGAAATCGGCTATATCCTGCATCCCCATTTTTGGCATCGTGGTTTCATGACCGAAGGCTTGCGACTGGTGATCGATGATCAATTTCATAACGGCATTCAAGCCGTCTGGGCAGGTGTCTTTCCAGAAAATATCGCTTCTATCAACTTGTTACAGCGTCTCGGCTTTGATTTTCAGTTCGAAGTGCCGCTCCCTCGTGGGTTGACACCTGATCAACCGCGCAATGAGCGATACTACCGATTACTCCCCAATCAGTTTGAAAAATGA
- a CDS encoding IS30 family transposase, producing the protein MAIITLIERSQIELMQHHTIQYIAATLGRSRISIRHELHRCPEGDYCAIIAQDHADTCRHRCGRHSILTPKLKRMVTEKLNLGWSPEMVGYAVHCAPHTIYHWIYQRQVDFQPSQLFDHGKRHKRRQDLRSRYNQAVGTSIEIRSESANRRTEKGHLEMDTVRGGRGSKAAVLTIVDRVTRLMATTKLENLSQNAVLKGFARLMVDFPGPVRSVTVDHGKEFSCDQALTKRYRIPVYFCHAYHPNERGTNERFNRELRYYFPKGTQFDQVSETDIQQATALINNKPRKCLRWQTPVQAVSKPLSRW; encoded by the coding sequence ATGGCCATTATAACCTTAATTGAACGATCTCAGATAGAACTGATGCAACACCACACGATTCAATACATCGCCGCGACCTTAGGCCGCTCTCGTATTTCTATTAGGCATGAGCTTCACCGTTGCCCTGAAGGTGATTACTGCGCCATTATAGCTCAGGATCATGCCGATACTTGTCGGCATCGTTGTGGTCGGCACTCGATTTTAACGCCTAAGTTGAAGCGGATGGTAACTGAGAAGCTAAACCTAGGTTGGTCCCCTGAAATGGTCGGTTATGCCGTTCACTGTGCGCCACACACGATTTACCACTGGATTTATCAAAGACAAGTCGATTTTCAGCCAAGCCAACTCTTTGATCACGGTAAACGTCATAAAAGAAGACAAGACCTTCGGTCGCGCTATAACCAAGCAGTAGGCACCTCAATTGAGATTCGCAGTGAGTCAGCTAATCGGCGAACCGAAAAAGGACATTTAGAGATGGATACAGTTCGCGGTGGTCGCGGGTCAAAGGCTGCTGTTTTGACCATTGTCGATCGGGTGACACGTTTAATGGCGACAACTAAGCTTGAAAACTTATCACAAAATGCTGTTCTCAAGGGATTTGCAAGACTGATGGTGGACTTTCCGGGTCCGGTTCGATCAGTGACGGTTGATCACGGTAAAGAGTTTTCCTGCGATCAGGCGCTTACAAAGCGCTATCGGATACCGGTTTACTTTTGCCACGCCTATCACCCGAATGAACGGGGCACAAATGAACGGTTCAATCGAGAACTTCGCTACTATTTCCCGAAGGGAACACAGTTTGATCAGGTTTCAGAGACCGATATTCAACAAGCCACAGCGCTTATCAATAACAAACCTAGAAAATGTCTCCGTTGGCAAACCCCAGTTCAAGCAGTGAGCAAGCCTCTTTCTAGGTGGTAA
- a CDS encoding DUF916 domain-containing protein yields MKRIALFALMVLVISPFLIAAGQKTTATTPEFAVTPVLPSNQKQADAGYFDLQVDPGQQENLQLRISNLSDQVQTYTIAVNPAYTTDSGAIAFDRAMPPLNQDARRLNTLISGPEKVSVPAKTEKLVTYILKAPSQHFIGVISGGFYVSPENDSSTNKSVSGVRFTNRFAIGITTILRQDFKTPNPPLLAMTKAGIGTINHYAAVQATISNPSGNQFGDITSDYALSKTGTKKALITGHFVGQAVAPHSFFTQSILLNDRKLMAGDYSLKWTAKSGDFSWTKTLAFHYSGHLPKNTLQPVVNKPKTKAPDNPQLPWIITGIAIALLLILTGTWGWSTWHRRHNQ; encoded by the coding sequence ATGAAAAGAATCGCTTTGTTTGCACTAATGGTGCTAGTCATCAGTCCATTTCTCATTGCAGCAGGGCAAAAGACTACCGCAACAACACCAGAGTTTGCTGTTACGCCTGTGCTGCCAAGTAATCAAAAACAGGCAGACGCAGGCTATTTTGACTTGCAGGTCGATCCTGGCCAACAAGAAAATTTGCAACTTCGCATCAGCAACCTATCTGATCAGGTGCAAACTTATACAATTGCCGTGAACCCTGCTTATACCACCGATAGCGGTGCCATCGCCTTTGATCGCGCTATGCCGCCTTTGAACCAAGATGCACGCCGTTTGAATACGCTCATTAGCGGGCCGGAAAAAGTCAGTGTACCAGCCAAAACAGAAAAATTGGTCACTTATATATTAAAAGCACCGAGCCAGCATTTTATTGGCGTTATTTCTGGCGGTTTCTATGTGTCTCCTGAAAATGACTCCAGCACCAACAAGTCGGTAAGCGGCGTTCGCTTCACAAATCGTTTTGCTATCGGGATCACCACTATTTTGCGCCAAGATTTCAAGACGCCTAATCCGCCACTACTGGCAATGACAAAAGCAGGCATTGGTACGATTAACCACTATGCCGCCGTCCAAGCAACCATCAGCAATCCTTCTGGCAATCAGTTCGGTGACATCACGAGTGACTATGCCTTAAGCAAAACAGGAACAAAAAAGGCCTTGATAACCGGTCATTTTGTGGGGCAAGCCGTCGCTCCGCACTCATTTTTCACCCAAAGCATCCTGCTCAATGACCGCAAACTCATGGCTGGTGACTATTCCCTCAAATGGACAGCTAAATCAGGCGACTTTTCTTGGACAAAAACACTTGCCTTTCACTATAGCGGTCATTTACCAAAAAACACCCTACAACCTGTTGTCAACAAACCAAAGACAAAAGCACCTGACAATCCACAACTGCCTTGGATCATTACTGGTATCGCCATTGCGCTTCTCCTCATCTTGACCGGTACATGGGGCTGGAGCACTTGGCATCGGCGGCATAACCAGTAG
- the rpmG gene encoding 50S ribosomal protein L33: MRNNIILGNNETGERIYLTSKNKRNTPDRLQLKKYSPKLHKRVVFTEVK; the protein is encoded by the coding sequence ATGCGGAATAACATCATCTTAGGCAACAATGAAACCGGCGAACGGATCTATTTGACTTCCAAGAACAAGCGGAATACACCTGATCGTTTGCAACTCAAGAAGTATTCACCGAAGCTGCACAAGCGCGTGGTTTTCACCGAAGTTAAGTAA
- a CDS encoding superoxide dismutase: protein MTFVLPDLPFDYAALEPYIDATTMHLHHDKHHQTYIDKLNASLDGVPQAAGKSIEQLLTGLDALPESVRVSVRNNGGGHYNHSLFWTMLSPESTIKPDGQLLADLESTFDSFDKFKAEFSQAALSVFGSGWAWLVKDNATLKIVTTANQDSPITYHQYPLLGLDVWEHAYYLHYQNRRPEYVDAFFKVINWQTVENRLMHPDTNA, encoded by the coding sequence ATGACATTTGTTTTGCCAGATTTACCTTTTGACTACGCAGCTCTTGAACCTTACATTGACGCAACAACGATGCACCTTCACCATGACAAGCATCATCAGACATACATTGATAAACTTAATGCCAGTTTAGATGGTGTCCCTCAGGCGGCCGGCAAATCCATTGAGCAACTATTGACAGGGCTTGATGCGCTGCCAGAAAGCGTGCGCGTTTCCGTCCGGAACAATGGCGGCGGACACTATAATCACTCATTGTTTTGGACGATGCTGAGTCCTGAAAGCACCATCAAACCGGACGGCCAATTATTAGCAGATCTTGAAAGTACCTTCGATTCATTTGACAAGTTCAAAGCCGAATTCAGTCAAGCAGCTTTATCTGTTTTTGGATCAGGTTGGGCCTGGCTTGTCAAAGACAACGCGACCTTAAAAATTGTGACGACAGCAAATCAAGATTCACCAATCACGTATCATCAGTACCCGCTGCTAGGCTTGGATGTCTGGGAGCACGCGTATTACTTGCATTATCAAAATCGCCGACCAGAATATGTGGACGCCTTCTTCAAGGTCATCAACTGGCAGACGGTTGAAAATCGCCTGATGCATCCCGATACAAACGCCTGA